The proteins below are encoded in one region of Candidatus Saccharimonadales bacterium:
- a CDS encoding glycosyltransferase: MKRIIFYTEPEWAFGSIHYELCKYLFARGLNAEVLPWNRSYRRAEMKELAAVVDVFVTSPQGYIRLVDNHQISPNKIIMIVHARLDLVELIKQKGIKEFAKPRELVVVSKHLQQLAKQLGLKRQPKLLHLGINTDLFASKPATSLKVVGYAGAFHIREEFDDELIDSDYQEQNALKRAYLVQEAVQKAGLKLKVAQLYHNSFVTMPGFYHKVDCVIVSSSAEGAGLPALEAAAAGRLVISTPVGHWPERSKDGGGLVVPIHESKFVAETTKLLQYYKAHPKEFRQKCRSIQEHAKSYDWSELIDDWISLLTS; this comes from the coding sequence ATGAAACGGATCATTTTTTACACCGAACCAGAATGGGCCTTTGGCTCCATTCATTATGAGCTCTGCAAATACCTCTTTGCCCGGGGGCTAAATGCGGAGGTCTTGCCATGGAATCGCAGCTATCGCCGTGCCGAAATGAAGGAACTAGCCGCTGTCGTGGATGTTTTTGTGACCAGCCCTCAGGGTTACATCCGACTGGTCGATAACCACCAAATCAGCCCGAATAAAATCATCATGATCGTTCATGCCCGCCTCGATCTAGTCGAGCTAATCAAGCAAAAAGGTATTAAGGAATTCGCTAAACCTCGGGAGTTGGTTGTGGTATCAAAACATCTGCAGCAGCTGGCTAAGCAACTCGGCCTCAAACGCCAACCCAAGCTGCTTCACTTAGGCATCAATACGGATCTGTTTGCCAGCAAACCAGCCACTTCTCTAAAAGTGGTGGGCTATGCTGGCGCCTTTCACATTCGCGAAGAATTCGATGATGAATTGATCGATTCAGATTATCAGGAGCAAAATGCTCTTAAGCGAGCATATTTGGTCCAGGAAGCCGTCCAAAAAGCCGGCCTGAAATTAAAGGTCGCCCAGCTCTACCACAACAGTTTTGTGACCATGCCAGGGTTTTACCACAAAGTCGATTGCGTTATTGTATCTTCCAGTGCTGAGGGCGCCGGCTTGCCGGCCCTAGAGGCCGCCGCCGCCGGACGATTGGTTATTTCGACCCCAGTCGGCCATTGGCCTGAGCGAAGTAAAGACGGAGGGGGTCTAGTAGTACCTATTCATGAATCAAAATTTGTAGCTGAGACTACCAAACTGCTGCAGTACTACAAAGCTCACCCCAAAGAATTTAGGCAAAAGTGCCGCTCGATCCAAGAACACGCCAAAAGCTATGATTGGAGTGAGCTGATCGATGACTGGATCAGCCTGCTAACTAGTTAA
- a CDS encoding MraY family glycosyltransferase, whose translation MNYYWAFGLALIISLALTPWVRRLAVRLGAVDQPVGGRKIHERPIPRLGGLAVAAAFFIPAIIFISFDRRLLGLIAGALIVLVIGVVDDIRGLGPWSKLFGQVAAAAAALAGGIGISAISNPFGAALSLNWGRTAVSLAGWHFHITPVANLLSIIWIVGMINALNFLDGIDGLACGISSIASFFLFALAISLHQPAVALMAVILFGASLGFLPYNFFPARIFLGDSGAYFLGLVLALIAIYSGGKLATAALVLGFAIVDGLITVMRRLYHRRSPFMADRSHLHHLLLDFGLSQRQTVIIYYSIAILLGLLALTSGTVVKLAAILILSLATVVLVAILIRISSGNKPKPDPSS comes from the coding sequence GTGAACTACTACTGGGCCTTTGGCCTGGCACTGATCATTAGTCTGGCTCTGACGCCTTGGGTTCGGCGATTGGCTGTGCGCCTAGGAGCCGTTGACCAACCGGTTGGTGGTCGTAAAATTCATGAGCGCCCCATACCAAGACTGGGAGGCCTGGCCGTGGCGGCAGCCTTTTTCATTCCGGCCATCATATTTATTTCGTTCGATCGGCGCCTGCTGGGTCTAATCGCTGGGGCCCTGATTGTCCTAGTGATCGGAGTAGTTGATGACATCCGGGGATTGGGGCCGTGGTCCAAACTATTTGGACAGGTAGCAGCAGCGGCCGCGGCCCTGGCCGGTGGCATTGGCATTTCGGCTATTAGTAACCCTTTTGGGGCAGCCCTGAGTTTGAATTGGGGCCGGACGGCCGTTAGCCTGGCTGGTTGGCATTTTCACATTACGCCGGTAGCAAACCTATTGAGCATCATTTGGATCGTCGGTATGATCAACGCGCTGAATTTTTTGGATGGCATCGATGGTCTGGCCTGCGGGATTTCCTCGATCGCCAGCTTCTTTTTATTTGCGCTAGCCATCAGCCTGCATCAGCCGGCTGTGGCCCTAATGGCCGTCATCCTGTTTGGTGCCTCGCTGGGCTTTTTACCCTATAATTTCTTCCCGGCTCGAATCTTCTTAGGGGATTCAGGAGCTTATTTTTTGGGCTTGGTACTAGCATTAATCGCAATTTACTCAGGCGGTAAACTGGCCACAGCTGCTCTCGTGCTGGGCTTTGCCATCGTCGATGGTTTGATTACCGTTATGCGCCGGCTCTATCATCGCCGTTCGCCATTCATGGCCGATCGATCACACTTGCATCATTTGTTATTGGATTTTGGCCTTAGCCAGCGCCAAACCGTCATCATCTACTATTCAATTGCCATTCTATTAGGACTGCTAGCCCTAACCTCTGGAACGGTCGTTAAACTAGCCGCTATCCTAATTTTGAGCTTGGCCACGGTCGTCTTGGTGGCTATTCTAATTCGCATATCTTCCGGCAATAAGCCAAAGCCGGACCCCAGCAGTTGA
- a CDS encoding 50S ribosomal protein L25: protein MDKITLKLETRTERGKQNAKLRADGLTPVVAYGHGSEPLALKVSTKELTKIYQQAGGSKIIGIKVGDTTAKNALFHEVDLDPLTGAITHADLLTVRMDEKIKTEVPVRIVGESTAVYQDEGTLMTPLEAIEIEALPGDLPEAIEVDISILDDFEKSIHVSDLVVPAGVEILSEPEELVAKVEPPRSDDDLAALDEEVTEELPEGVEEESAEGEEDEVQAEAETKPEE from the coding sequence ATGGATAAGATTACGCTTAAATTAGAGACTAGAACTGAGCGAGGCAAGCAGAATGCCAAGCTGCGAGCGGATGGTTTAACACCAGTCGTGGCCTATGGTCATGGCTCTGAGCCTTTGGCTCTGAAGGTCTCAACCAAAGAACTAACCAAGATTTACCAGCAAGCTGGAGGGAGCAAAATAATTGGCATCAAAGTCGGCGATACTACGGCCAAAAATGCGCTCTTCCATGAAGTCGATCTGGATCCATTGACCGGCGCTATTACTCACGCCGATCTGTTGACGGTGCGCATGGATGAAAAGATTAAGACCGAGGTACCGGTGCGCATTGTTGGCGAATCGACGGCAGTTTACCAAGACGAGGGTACTTTGATGACGCCGCTTGAGGCCATCGAGATCGAGGCCCTGCCGGGGGATCTGCCCGAAGCCATCGAGGTCGACATCAGCATTCTGGATGATTTCGAAAAGAGCATTCACGTTAGTGACCTAGTGGTGCCGGCCGGAGTTGAAATTTTGAGTGAACCAGAGGAGCTGGTGGCCAAAGTTGAGCCGCCTCGCAGTGACGATGATCTGGCTGCCCTGGACGAGGAAGTGACCGAGGAATTGCCTGAGGGTGTGGAGGAAGAGTCAGCTGAAGGTGAAGAGGATGAGGTGCAAGCCGAAGCCGAGACTAAGCCGGAAGAGTAA